From Cannabis sativa cultivar Pink pepper isolate KNU-18-1 chromosome 8, ASM2916894v1, whole genome shotgun sequence, a single genomic window includes:
- the LOC115701386 gene encoding probable small nuclear ribonucleoprotein F: protein MSIPVNPKPFLNNLTGKTVFVKLKWGMEYKGFLVSVDSYMNLQLANTEEYIDGQFTGNLGEILIRCNNVLYLRGVPEDEEIEDAERE, encoded by the exons ATG AGCATACCAGTTAACCCAAAACCTTTCTTGAACAATTTGACCGGAAAGACAGTTTTTGTGAAGCTAAAATGGGGAATGGAGTACAAAG GTTTTCTGGTCTCTGTGGATTCGTACATGAATTTgcag TTGGCCAATACTGAAGAGTATATTGATGGACAATTCACTGGAAATCTTGGTGAAATTTTGATCCG ATGTAACAATGTTCTTTATCTTCGTGGAGTACCCGAGGATGAAGAAATTGAAGATGCTGAGCGAGAATGA